From Brassica oleracea var. oleracea cultivar TO1000 chromosome C3, BOL, whole genome shotgun sequence, a single genomic window includes:
- the LOC106332857 gene encoding uncharacterized protein LOC106332857, whose product MAVTKEGGPTHFYEEIEPFCRWRRTEDVDIVELHLPSGLKKEHLKIQISNTGILTITGSCPVDKTKSIKFRKETKVEKSCNRNEIRAKFSKGVLYVTMPKTSPTAVAPYLGSQGNTSGTRVSKSDADGSNIAKCGRESHSKFSSLRERLWRKPIIEGVAALVVVVVAVVGAVKAYQCVIASPV is encoded by the exons ATGGCAGTAACTAAGGAAGGTGGACCGACGCACTTTTACGAGGAAATCGAACCCTTTTGTCGTTGGAGGAGAACGGAAGACGTCGACATAGTTGAGCTACATCTTCCTTCAG GTTTGAAGAAAGAGCATCTTAAAATACAAATTAGCAACACCGGTATACTAACAATAACAGGAAGCTGTCCTGTGGACAAAACCAAATCAATCAAGTTTAGGAAAGAAACGAAAGTTGAAAAAAGTTGTAACAGAAATGAGATTCGTGCAAAGTTCTCGAAGGGAGTTTTATACGTGACAATGCCAAAGACAAGCCCCACAGCAGTGGCTCCTTATCTTGGTTCTCAGGGAAACACATCAGGAACTCGAGTCAGTAAATCGGATGCTGATGGGAGTAATATAGCTAAGTGTGGACGTGAATCTCATAGTAAGTTTAGCTCATTGAGGGAAAGACTATGGAGGAAGCCAATCATTGAGGGTGTGGCAGCCCTGGTGGTTGTGGTTGTTGCTGTTGTAGGAGCGGTTAAAGCCTACCAATGTGTTATTGCATCACCCGTTTGA